One genomic region from Candidatus Korarchaeota archaeon NZ13-K encodes:
- a CDS encoding nucleoside triphosphatase, producing the protein MVRGRKFIITGRPGSGKSTCVAALIQGLRERGVRVGGIRTPEVREGGIRTGFLVEDILTGERELFASTTFSGGPSVSKYVVDLGRFESVAIPALIRAAEECEVIVIDEIGKMELLSRRFIEQVRRIWYSDVIAVGTAPLVRISEVEELKRLSEVIHIERGHSEEVARYLLDKICLHLST; encoded by the coding sequence ATGGTGAGGGGGAGGAAGTTCATTATAACCGGAAGGCCGGGCTCCGGCAAGTCCACCTGCGTGGCGGCGCTGATTCAGGGGCTGAGGGAGAGGGGCGTGAGGGTTGGAGGGATAAGGACCCCGGAGGTCAGGGAGGGCGGTATAAGGACGGGGTTCCTGGTTGAGGACATACTGACAGGGGAGAGGGAGCTCTTCGCATCGACGACGTTCAGTGGGGGCCCCTCAGTGTCAAAGTACGTGGTCGATCTGGGGAGGTTCGAGTCCGTGGCTATACCGGCGCTCATCAGGGCAGCCGAGGAGTGCGAAGTCATCGTGATAGATGAGATAGGTAAGATGGAGCTTCTCTCAAGGAGGTTCATCGAGCAGGTTAGGAGAATATGGTATTCTGATGTGATCGCCGTGGGAACTGCCCCTCTGGTCAGGATAAGCGAGGTCGAGGAGTTGAAAAGGTTGTCGGAGGTCATCCACATAGAGAGGGGACATTCGGAGGAAGTCGCCAGGTATCTCCTCGATAAGATATGCCTTCATCTCTCAACCTGA